A genomic window from Cryobacterium sp. SO2 includes:
- a CDS encoding oligosaccharide flippase family protein gives MSDRRRRQRPEPPGPAVTSVSSGPGRRSGALSRNMSIALVGNAFPPLVALFSGPILAQALGVAGRGEVAAATAPLALVVTLATFGVPEAVTWAVARSPQLARNAARRGLLLLTAAGIVAMTAVFVSAPWLSGGSPAVAQLILVASLAIVPNLLVGVLRGVAAATQSWRLVATERILTSSLRLVVLIPFWLTGTLTPLVATLTVAVMPVAGAFVYLGRMRSLPPALAEVPRMARTSGLLGYGVRVWVGSLSGMLLSRIDQVLMTPLAGTYQLGLYVVAVSVSELPLIINQAVRDVTFVSDAAESVDERLSSSARISTFLCGVAALVLGVSMLWWLPFLFGDGFRDSLPVAAVLLVAVVLGTPGSIGGSGLSARGRPGLRSLSLTIACLVNIGLLVLWAPIWGAMGAALATLVGNLLSSNLNLVFLARAFGINPLSFYGLRRRDLATLARYARRSADRLARRQR, from the coding sequence ATGTCCGATAGGCGCCGGCGGCAGCGCCCGGAGCCGCCCGGCCCGGCGGTCACCTCCGTATCGAGCGGCCCGGGCCGGCGCTCAGGCGCGCTGTCGCGCAATATGTCGATCGCGCTCGTCGGCAACGCCTTCCCGCCCCTCGTCGCGTTGTTCTCCGGCCCGATCCTCGCCCAGGCCCTCGGCGTCGCCGGGCGAGGCGAGGTCGCCGCCGCCACGGCACCGCTGGCCCTGGTGGTGACCCTGGCCACCTTCGGGGTGCCCGAGGCCGTGACCTGGGCGGTCGCCCGGTCGCCACAGCTGGCCAGGAACGCGGCGCGCCGGGGGCTGTTGCTGCTCACGGCCGCCGGCATCGTGGCGATGACCGCGGTCTTCGTGAGCGCGCCCTGGTTGAGCGGCGGCTCTCCGGCCGTGGCCCAGCTGATCCTCGTGGCCTCCCTCGCCATCGTGCCCAACCTGCTCGTAGGGGTGCTGCGCGGTGTGGCCGCCGCCACCCAGAGTTGGCGGCTGGTGGCGACCGAACGCATCCTCACCTCGTCACTGCGGCTGGTCGTGCTCATCCCGTTCTGGCTGACCGGCACGCTGACCCCGCTGGTGGCCACCCTCACGGTGGCCGTGATGCCCGTGGCCGGTGCCTTCGTCTACCTGGGCCGGATGCGCAGCCTGCCGCCGGCACTGGCCGAGGTGCCGCGGATGGCGCGCACGAGCGGACTGCTGGGCTACGGCGTGCGGGTGTGGGTGGGGTCGCTCTCCGGCATGCTGCTCTCCCGAATCGACCAGGTGCTGATGACCCCGCTGGCCGGCACCTATCAACTGGGGCTCTACGTGGTGGCGGTGAGCGTGAGCGAACTGCCTCTGATCATCAACCAGGCCGTGCGCGACGTGACCTTCGTCAGCGACGCCGCCGAATCGGTGGATGAGAGGCTGAGCTCCTCAGCCCGCATCTCCACATTCCTCTGCGGCGTGGCCGCCCTCGTGCTCGGCGTGAGCATGCTCTGGTGGCTGCCGTTCCTGTTCGGCGATGGCTTCAGGGACTCTCTGCCCGTTGCGGCGGTGCTGCTGGTCGCCGTCGTGCTCGGCACACCGGGCTCGATCGGCGGCTCCGGGCTCAGCGCGCGGGGCAGGCCGGGCCTCCGCAGCCTCAGCCTCACCATCGCCTGCCTGGTCAACATCGGGCTACTTGTGCTGTGGGCGCCGATCTGGGGAGCCATGGGGGCGGCCCTGGCGACCCTGGTGGGCAACCTGCTCTCCAGCAACCTCAACCTGGTGTTCCTGGCGCGGGCGTTCGGGATCAACCCGCTCAGCTTCTACGGCCTGCGCCGGCGCGACCTGGCCACCCTCGCGAGGTACGCCCGCCGTTCGGCCGACAGGCTGGCCCGCCGACAGCGTTGA
- the pip gene encoding prolyl aminopeptidase, translated as MREFYPEIEPYDTGMLDVGDGHTLYYEVSGNPNGKPAVYLHGGPGGASSPTQRRVFDPEKYRIVLFDQRGCGRSTPHASAPDADLTANTTWHLVADIERLREHLGIERWLVCGGSWGSSLGLAYAETHPDKVTELVLRGIFTLRPIELDWFYEGGAAAIYPDLWEGFIAPVPVDERGRLIEAYSRLLHDPDQSVRERAGVAWSTWESSTITLLQHPETIERFTEPAFAVAFARIENHYFMNKGWFEPEQLIRDAHKLRDIPGAIVQGRYDMCTPAFTAWALHKAWPEADFQMIPDAGHSFEEPGIRAALLDATDRFAG; from the coding sequence ATGAGAGAGTTCTACCCAGAGATCGAACCGTACGACACCGGCATGCTCGACGTCGGTGACGGCCACACCCTCTACTACGAGGTGTCAGGCAACCCGAACGGCAAGCCCGCCGTGTACCTGCACGGCGGGCCGGGCGGTGCGTCCAGCCCCACCCAGCGGCGGGTGTTCGACCCGGAGAAGTACCGCATCGTGCTCTTCGACCAGCGCGGCTGCGGCCGGAGCACCCCGCACGCCAGCGCGCCGGATGCCGACCTGACCGCGAACACCACCTGGCACCTGGTCGCCGACATCGAGCGCCTCCGCGAACACCTCGGCATCGAGCGCTGGCTGGTCTGCGGCGGATCCTGGGGCAGCTCGCTGGGCCTGGCCTACGCCGAGACCCACCCGGACAAGGTCACCGAGCTTGTGCTGCGCGGCATCTTCACCCTGCGTCCCATCGAGCTGGACTGGTTCTACGAGGGCGGCGCCGCGGCGATCTACCCGGACCTGTGGGAGGGCTTCATCGCCCCGGTTCCCGTCGACGAACGCGGCCGCCTCATCGAGGCGTACAGCCGGCTGCTGCACGATCCAGACCAGTCAGTGCGGGAACGGGCCGGCGTCGCCTGGTCCACCTGGGAGTCCTCCACCATCACCCTGCTCCAGCACCCGGAGACCATCGAACGGTTCACCGAACCGGCCTTCGCCGTGGCGTTCGCCCGCATCGAGAACCACTACTTCATGAACAAGGGCTGGTTCGAGCCGGAGCAGCTGATCCGCGACGCGCACAAGCTGCGGGACATCCCCGGGGCCATCGTGCAGGGCCGCTACGACATGTGCACCCCGGCGTTCACCGCCTGGGCCCTGCACAAGGCCTGGCCAGAGGCCGACTTCCAGATGATCCCCGATGCCGGCCACTCGTTCGAGGAGCCCGGCATCCGCGCGGCCCTGTTGGACGCCACCGACCGCTTCGCCGGGTGA
- a CDS encoding ABC transporter permease subunit translates to MTTIAPVSAPVHEFVPAGSGLSFGGILRSEWIKLRSVRSTIWSYATVIVISFGMAALMSASLDLAGTEVPAAAQATFLAQAATFGVFFGQLVVAVLGVLAISGEYSTGMIRSSITATPQRLPVLAAKAVVIFVCTFVVGLISTVGSFFVAAPILAGKGISAALTDPDLLLPLLGGALYLALVSVFALGVGAILRGSAGGIAAALGVILLLPIVLSMIPAQWATDLSPYLLSNAGLASFGLDLGSAGFEVWQNVLIVLGWVAVSLAGAAVLLKRRDA, encoded by the coding sequence ATGACCACGATCGCCCCGGTATCCGCCCCCGTCCACGAGTTCGTCCCGGCCGGATCCGGCCTGAGTTTCGGCGGGATCCTGCGCTCCGAGTGGATCAAGCTGCGCTCGGTTCGTTCCACGATCTGGTCGTATGCCACGGTCATCGTGATCTCGTTCGGCATGGCCGCGCTCATGTCGGCTTCCCTCGACCTCGCCGGCACCGAGGTCCCCGCCGCCGCCCAGGCCACCTTCCTCGCCCAGGCGGCCACCTTCGGCGTCTTCTTCGGCCAGCTCGTCGTCGCGGTACTCGGTGTGCTCGCCATCAGCGGCGAGTACAGCACCGGCATGATCCGGTCGAGCATCACCGCCACTCCGCAGCGGCTGCCGGTGCTGGCCGCCAAGGCCGTGGTGATCTTCGTCTGCACCTTCGTCGTCGGCCTGATCAGCACCGTCGGGTCCTTCTTCGTGGCCGCGCCGATCCTGGCGGGCAAGGGCATCAGTGCCGCACTCACCGACCCGGACCTGCTGCTGCCCCTGCTCGGCGGAGCCCTCTACCTCGCCCTGGTGTCGGTCTTCGCTCTCGGTGTCGGCGCCATCCTGCGCGGCAGCGCCGGCGGCATCGCCGCGGCCCTCGGCGTCATCCTGCTGCTCCCGATCGTGCTGTCGATGATCCCGGCCCAGTGGGCCACCGACCTGTCGCCGTACCTGCTTTCCAACGCCGGCCTGGCCAGCTTCGGCCTCGATCTCGGCTCGGCCGGGTTCGAGGTGTGGCAGAACGTTCTCATCGTGCTGGGCTGGGTGGCCGTGTCCCTGGCCGGCGCGGCCGTGCTGCTCAAGCGCCGCGACGCGTAG
- a CDS encoding ATP-binding cassette domain-containing protein: protein MIQAQSLTKRYGTKTAVDGIDFTVQPGRVTGFLGPNGAGKSTTMRMIVGLDRPSHGSVTVNGKQYREHKAPLREVGVLLDAKAIHTGRSAYNHLLAMAATHAIPASRVKEVIELTGLESVARKRVGGFSLGMGQRLGIAAALLGDPATLILDEPVNGLDPEGVQWVRQLVRQLAGEGRTIMLSSHLMSEMAVTADHLIVLGRGRVIADAPVAELIGAATRKTVRVRTPYAPELAELFARPDVTVTRTETDLLEIVGVSAAEIGNQAARAGIALHELTPISASLEEAYMALTQNDVEYRTGGAPEDPAAAHTAADLQESVR from the coding sequence ATGATCCAGGCACAATCCCTGACCAAACGCTACGGAACCAAGACCGCGGTCGACGGCATCGACTTCACGGTGCAGCCCGGCCGGGTGACGGGGTTCCTCGGCCCGAACGGCGCGGGCAAGTCCACCACCATGCGCATGATCGTGGGCCTGGACAGGCCCAGCCACGGATCGGTCACCGTCAACGGCAAGCAGTACCGCGAGCACAAGGCGCCCCTCCGGGAGGTGGGCGTGCTACTCGACGCCAAGGCCATCCACACCGGGCGCAGCGCCTACAACCACTTGCTCGCCATGGCCGCGACCCATGCCATCCCGGCCAGCCGGGTCAAGGAGGTCATCGAACTGACCGGCCTCGAATCGGTGGCCCGCAAACGCGTCGGCGGCTTCTCGCTTGGCATGGGGCAACGGCTCGGCATCGCCGCGGCCCTGCTCGGCGATCCCGCCACTCTGATCCTCGACGAACCCGTCAACGGGCTCGACCCCGAGGGCGTGCAGTGGGTGCGCCAGCTCGTCCGCCAGCTCGCCGGGGAGGGCCGCACCATCATGCTCTCCTCGCACCTGATGAGCGAGATGGCCGTCACTGCCGACCACCTCATCGTGCTCGGCCGCGGCCGGGTGATCGCGGATGCCCCTGTGGCCGAACTGATCGGCGCCGCCACCCGCAAGACCGTGCGGGTGCGCACCCCGTACGCTCCCGAACTCGCGGAGCTGTTCGCGCGCCCCGACGTCACCGTCACCCGCACCGAGACCGACCTGCTCGAGATCGTGGGGGTCTCAGCCGCTGAGATCGGCAACCAGGCTGCCAGGGCGGGCATCGCCCTGCACGAACTGACGCCGATCAGCGCGTCCCTCGAGGAGGCCTACATGGCCCTCACCCAGAACGACGTGGAGTACCGCACCGGCGGCGCCCCAGAAGACCCCGCCGCCGCGCACACGGCCGCCGACCTGCAGGAGAGTGTCCGATGA
- a CDS encoding acyl-CoA dehydrogenase → MMVDTAQRPTPARPDAVDTNTGPVRVAGDPDAPRIDLPALSHTLLGTWADVRLKARELTARPDLQRIEGQSMVDHRLRVLEQLKILAGNGHVHRAFPTALGGADDHGGNIAGFEELVTADPSLQIKAGVQWGLFGAAVLHLGTTAHHEKWLPGIMSLEVPGVFAMTETGHGSDVSAIGTTATFDVEAGDFVLHTPFRAAWKDYLGNAAIDGTAAVVFAQLITLGVNHGVHAFYVPLRDETGAFLPGVGGEDDGLKGGLNGIDNGRLHFDAVRVPRENLLNRYGDVAVDGSYTSPIGSPGRRFFTMLGTLVQGRVSLDGAATQASALALTIAIRYGSERRQFTAGSPTDEEVILDYQRHQRRLIPRLATAYAQTFAHDEFLVKFDQVFSGAAATDIDRQDLETLAAALKPLSTWNALDTLQEAREACGGAGFLAENRLVGLRADLDVYATFEGDNNVLLQLVAKRLLTDYNRKFAGADAGALARYVVQQTAGRAYHGTGLRTLGQSVADFGSTARSVGQLRETGTQRALLTDRVETMIAGIAQALRHASKLPKKQAADLFNSHQNELIEAARAHAELLQWEAFTRAVESTTHVGTRQVLTWLRDLFGLRLIEEHAAWYLINGRLSAKRALAVTAYIDRIIARLRPHALDLVDAFGYAPEHLRAPIASGAERDRQIEARDYYRAQRAAGTAPVPEKPAGRP, encoded by the coding sequence ATGATGGTTGACACTGCCCAGCGCCCCACTCCCGCCCGCCCAGACGCGGTCGACACGAACACCGGCCCCGTGCGGGTCGCAGGTGACCCGGATGCCCCGCGCATCGACCTGCCCGCGCTCAGCCACACGCTGCTCGGCACCTGGGCCGACGTTCGCCTGAAGGCCCGCGAACTCACCGCCCGGCCCGACCTGCAGCGCATCGAAGGGCAGTCGATGGTGGACCACCGCCTGCGCGTGCTCGAGCAGCTCAAGATCCTCGCCGGCAACGGCCACGTGCACCGCGCGTTCCCCACGGCCCTCGGCGGCGCCGACGATCATGGCGGCAACATCGCCGGGTTCGAAGAGCTCGTCACAGCCGACCCGAGCCTGCAGATCAAGGCCGGCGTACAGTGGGGCCTCTTCGGCGCGGCCGTGCTGCACCTGGGCACCACAGCGCACCACGAGAAGTGGCTGCCCGGCATCATGAGCCTCGAGGTCCCCGGCGTCTTCGCGATGACCGAGACCGGGCACGGCTCCGACGTCTCCGCCATCGGCACCACGGCCACCTTCGACGTGGAGGCCGGCGACTTCGTGCTGCACACCCCGTTCCGGGCCGCCTGGAAGGACTATCTCGGCAACGCGGCCATCGACGGCACCGCCGCCGTCGTGTTCGCCCAGCTGATCACCCTGGGCGTCAACCACGGCGTGCACGCCTTCTACGTGCCGCTCCGCGATGAGACCGGGGCTTTCCTGCCCGGCGTCGGCGGCGAAGACGACGGCCTCAAGGGCGGCCTGAACGGCATCGACAACGGCCGGCTCCACTTCGATGCGGTACGCGTTCCCCGCGAGAACCTGCTCAACCGGTACGGCGACGTCGCCGTCGACGGCAGCTACACCAGCCCGATCGGCAGCCCGGGCCGGCGCTTCTTCACCATGCTCGGTACCCTCGTGCAGGGCCGGGTCTCCCTCGACGGCGCCGCCACCCAGGCGTCCGCCCTCGCCCTCACCATCGCCATCCGCTACGGCAGCGAACGCCGCCAGTTCACAGCCGGCAGCCCCACCGACGAAGAGGTCATCCTCGACTACCAACGGCACCAGCGCCGGCTCATCCCGCGCCTGGCCACCGCCTACGCGCAGACCTTCGCGCACGACGAGTTCCTGGTCAAGTTCGACCAGGTCTTCAGCGGCGCCGCGGCCACGGATATCGACAGGCAAGACCTGGAAACCCTCGCCGCGGCCCTCAAACCACTCTCCACCTGGAACGCCCTTGACACCCTCCAGGAGGCCAGGGAGGCCTGCGGCGGTGCCGGGTTCCTCGCCGAGAACCGGCTCGTGGGGTTGCGCGCCGACCTCGACGTGTACGCCACCTTCGAGGGCGACAACAACGTGCTGCTCCAGCTCGTGGCCAAGCGCCTGCTCACCGACTACAACCGCAAGTTCGCCGGCGCTGACGCCGGGGCACTCGCCCGCTACGTTGTGCAGCAGACCGCCGGGCGCGCGTACCACGGCACGGGTCTGCGCACCCTCGGCCAATCCGTCGCCGACTTCGGTTCCACGGCCCGCAGTGTCGGCCAGCTGCGCGAGACCGGCACCCAGCGGGCGCTCCTCACCGACAGGGTCGAGACCATGATCGCGGGCATCGCCCAGGCGCTGCGGCATGCCAGCAAGTTGCCCAAGAAGCAGGCGGCCGACCTCTTCAACTCGCATCAGAACGAGCTGATCGAGGCCGCCCGAGCGCACGCCGAGTTGCTGCAGTGGGAGGCGTTCACCCGGGCTGTGGAGAGCACAACGCACGTGGGCACCCGCCAGGTGCTCACCTGGCTGCGCGACCTCTTCGGGCTCCGCCTGATCGAGGAACATGCCGCCTGGTACCTCATCAACGGCCGGCTCTCCGCCAAGCGGGCGCTCGCCGTCACGGCGTACATCGACCGCATCATCGCCCGGCTGCGCCCGCACGCGCTCGACCTCGTCGACGCGTTCGGCTACGCCCCCGAGCACCTGCGGGCGCCCATCGCCAGCGGAGCCGAGCGCGACCGCCAGATCGAAGCCCGTGACTACTACCGGGCCCAGCGCGCCGCCGGCACCGCCCCCGTCCCCGAAAAACCCGCCGGCCGGCCCTGA
- the recQ gene encoding DNA helicase RecQ, producing the protein MSWNAEIPWDPDEFEPPDDFDAPPPPDPYGQGGSSQPAARPGASGPAGSGPVDFGDYGPPAGGATLLAPPPPKRATAKFATAAEALHTVFGYDSFRGEQAQIIDQLINGGDAVVLMPTGGGKSLCYQIPSLVREGTGIVISPLIALMQDQVDALTLVGVRAAFLNSSQDSAARSQVERDYLAGNLDLLYVAPERLSNEATKRFLDRGTIALFAIDEAHCVSQWGHDFRPDYLALSELADRWPDVPRIALTATATDATHKELTERLQMGEAQHFVASFDRPNIQYRIVGKNEPRKQLLSFIKTEHPTDAGIVYALSRKTVEQTADFLRANGLNAYPYHAGLDQGLRARTQSRFLREEGVIIVATIAFGMGIDKPDVRFVAHIDLPKSVEGYYQETGRAGRDGLPSTGWLAYGLQDVVQQRRMIDESPGDLAHRRKMSAHLDAMLALCETVHCRRVNLLRYFGQASEPCGNCDTCLTPPEAWDGTVPAQKLLSTIVRLLRERNQRFGAGQLIDILRGKTTPRTTQHSHDQLATWGIGADLTDQQWRGVVRQLLAQGFIATSGEYGTLILTEAAAEVLAGNRTVQLRSEPDRPVKRTPAARAATAKAGLAELSAEQETLFQALRAWRSTTAREQGVPAYVVFGDATLIAVAAAKPRTVADLDGITGVGAKKLESYGEALLEVVAANA; encoded by the coding sequence GTGAGTTGGAACGCCGAGATACCGTGGGATCCTGACGAGTTCGAGCCACCGGACGACTTCGATGCCCCACCGCCCCCAGACCCCTACGGTCAGGGCGGCTCCAGCCAGCCTGCCGCCAGGCCCGGTGCCTCCGGCCCTGCCGGTTCCGGACCGGTCGACTTCGGCGACTATGGCCCGCCCGCCGGCGGCGCCACCCTCCTCGCCCCGCCGCCGCCCAAGCGCGCCACAGCCAAATTCGCCACCGCGGCCGAGGCTCTGCACACGGTGTTCGGCTACGACTCGTTCCGTGGCGAGCAGGCGCAGATCATCGACCAGCTCATCAATGGTGGCGACGCCGTCGTGCTGATGCCCACCGGTGGCGGTAAGAGCCTCTGCTACCAGATCCCGTCGCTCGTGCGCGAGGGCACCGGCATCGTCATCTCCCCGCTGATCGCGCTCATGCAAGACCAGGTGGATGCGCTCACCCTCGTCGGCGTGCGCGCCGCGTTCCTCAACTCCAGCCAGGACTCCGCCGCCCGCAGCCAGGTGGAACGGGACTACCTCGCCGGCAACCTCGACCTGCTTTACGTCGCCCCCGAGCGGTTGAGCAACGAGGCCACCAAACGTTTCCTCGACCGCGGCACCATCGCCCTGTTCGCCATCGACGAGGCACACTGTGTCTCCCAATGGGGGCACGACTTCCGCCCCGATTACCTGGCACTGTCCGAGCTCGCCGACCGCTGGCCCGACGTGCCGCGCATCGCGCTCACCGCCACGGCCACCGACGCCACCCACAAGGAGCTCACCGAGCGCCTGCAGATGGGCGAGGCGCAGCACTTCGTCGCCAGCTTCGACCGGCCCAACATCCAGTACCGCATCGTGGGCAAGAACGAACCCCGCAAGCAGCTGCTCAGCTTCATCAAGACCGAGCACCCCACCGACGCCGGCATCGTCTACGCGCTCAGCCGCAAGACCGTCGAGCAGACCGCCGATTTCCTGCGCGCCAACGGCCTCAACGCCTACCCCTACCACGCGGGCCTCGACCAGGGTCTGCGCGCCCGCACCCAGTCGCGGTTCCTCCGTGAAGAGGGCGTCATCATCGTCGCCACGATCGCGTTCGGCATGGGCATCGACAAGCCGGATGTGCGCTTCGTCGCGCACATCGACCTGCCCAAGTCCGTCGAGGGCTACTACCAGGAGACCGGCCGGGCCGGCCGCGACGGCCTGCCCTCCACCGGCTGGCTCGCCTACGGGCTGCAAGACGTCGTGCAGCAGCGCCGCATGATCGACGAGTCGCCCGGTGACCTCGCCCACCGCCGCAAGATGAGCGCGCACCTGGACGCCATGCTCGCGCTCTGCGAGACCGTGCACTGCCGGCGGGTCAACCTGCTGCGCTACTTCGGCCAGGCCAGCGAGCCGTGCGGCAACTGCGACACCTGCCTCACGCCGCCAGAGGCCTGGGACGGCACCGTACCCGCCCAGAAGCTGCTCTCCACGATCGTGCGGCTGTTGCGGGAGCGCAACCAGCGCTTCGGTGCCGGCCAGCTCATCGACATCCTGCGCGGCAAGACCACGCCGCGCACCACCCAGCACAGCCATGACCAGCTGGCCACGTGGGGCATCGGCGCCGACCTCACCGACCAGCAGTGGCGCGGCGTGGTGCGGCAGCTGCTCGCCCAGGGTTTCATCGCCACCTCCGGCGAGTACGGCACCCTGATCCTCACCGAGGCCGCCGCAGAGGTGCTCGCCGGCAACCGCACCGTTCAGCTGCGCAGCGAACCCGACCGGCCCGTCAAGCGCACCCCCGCCGCCCGCGCCGCCACCGCCAAGGCCGGGCTCGCCGAGCTCAGCGCCGAGCAGGAGACCCTCTTCCAGGCTCTCCGTGCCTGGCGCAGCACCACCGCCAGGGAGCAGGGCGTTCCCGCCTACGTCGTCTTCGGCGACGCCACCCTGATCGCCGTCGCGGCCGCCAAGCCGCGCACCGTGGCCGACCTCGACGGAATCACCGGGGTGGGCGCCAAGAAGCTCGAGTCCTACGGCGAGGCGCTGCTCGAGGTCGTCGCGGCAAACGCCTGA